In a genomic window of Quercus lobata isolate SW786 chromosome 4, ValleyOak3.0 Primary Assembly, whole genome shotgun sequence:
- the LOC115987676 gene encoding chlorophyll a-b binding protein 8, chloroplastic, with the protein MATQALVSSSSLTSSVEAARKVLGARSSIGSSRKASFSVRAATTPPVKQGANRPLWFASKQSLTYLDGSLPGDYGFDPLGLSDPEGTGGFIEPRWLAYGEVINGRYAMLGAVGAIAPEILGQLGLIPQETALPWFKTGVIPPAGTYNYWADPYTLFVFELALMGFAEHRRFQDWYNPGSMSKQYFLGLEKYLGGTGNPAYPGGPLFNPLGLGKDEKSLNDLKLKEIKNGRLAMLAILGYFIQALVTGVGPYQNLLDHLADPVNNNILTSLKFH; encoded by the exons atggcAACACAAGCACTTGTATCATCATCATCTCTGACCTCTTCAGTGGAGGCAGCTAGGAAGGTACTTGGAGCAAGATCTTCAATTGGGTCCTCAAGAAAAGCTTCCTTTTCAGTAAGGGCAGCAACCACTCCACCTGTTAAG CAAGGAGCAAATAGACCCTTGTGGTTTGCATCCAAGCAGAGTCTTACTTACTTGGACGGCAG CCTCCCTGGTGACTATGGATTCGACCCTCTAGGCCTCTCGGACCCAGAGGGTACAGGCGGGTTCATTGAGCCCAGATGGTTAGCCTATGGTGAGGTAATCAACGGACGTTATGCCATGTTGGGTGCAGTGGGTGCCATAGCACCCGAGATTTTGGGGCAGCTTGGCCTCATTCCTCAGGAAACAGCCCTCCCTTGGTTCAAAACTGGAGTCATCCCACCGGCCGGGACATACAACTACTGGGCAGACCCTTACACACTTTTTGTATTTGAGTTGGCACTGATGGGATTTGCAGAGCACAGGAGGTTCCAAGACTGGTACAATCCAGGGTCTATGAGCAAACAGTACTTCTTGGGGTTAGAGAAGTATTTGGGAGGGACTGGTAACCCAGCCTACCCTGGCGGACCCTTGTTTAACCCACTTGGCCTTGGAAAGGATGAGAAGTCATTGAATGACTTGAAGCTCAAGGAGATCAAGAATGGAAGGTTGGCCATGTTGGCTATCTTGGGTTACTTTATACAAGCTCTTGTTACAGGTGTTGGACCTTACCAAAACCTCTTGGATCATCTGGCTGACCCTGTCAACAACAATATCTTGACTAGCCTCAAGTTCCATTAA